A stretch of DNA from Cupriavidus taiwanensis:
TGGTGGTGGCCGGGGTGCTCGGCCAACTCGATTTCGCCGGCGTGCGGCTGGAACTGGCCGTGCCGGTGTGGACCACGCCGGCGTTCTCGATGCCGGCCTTCATCAGCCTGGCGATCCCCTTGTTCATCGTCGCGCTGGCGTCGCAGAACATTCCCGGGCTGGCCGTGCTGCAGGCCGATGGCTACCACGTGCCGGCGTCGCGCCTGATCACCATCACCGGGCTGGCCTCGGCCGCGCTGGCACCGTTCGGCTCGCACGGCATCAACCTGGCGGCGATTACCGCGGCAATCTGCACCGGCCCGCAGGCCGACCCCGACCGCCACCGCCGCTATACCGCGGCGGTGGTCTGCGGCGTCGGCTACCTGGTCGCGGGCACGCTCGCCGCCAGCATCGCCGCGCTGTTCGCCGCCTTTCCGCAGGCGCTGGTGGTGGGCGTGACCGCATTCGCGCTGATGGGCTCGATCGCCAACGGCCTGACCGTCGCCATGCAAGCCCCGGCCGAGCGCGAAGCCGCCCTGCTGACCTTCATGATCACGGCCTCGGGCATGACCCTCGCGGGCATCGGCTCGGCATTCTGGGGCGTGGTGGGCGGCATGCTCGCCTATCACGCGCTGCGCCGCCGGGGAGCCTGACGGCAGGCCCGGCGCGGGGCTACAGCAGCAGGAAAGCCAGGTCGGACAGGCCGATTTCCTCCGGCAGCACGCCCTTGCGCCGCTGGAACAGGATGTGCTGCAGCACGCGGTCGCGGTCCCCGGCAAAGGCCTGCGGATCCAGCCGCAGCGCCACGCGCGCGTAGTGCTCGGCCAGCAGCCGGTAGACCCGGTGCCGCACCCGCAGCATCTCGGTGTCGGCTTGCAGCCGGCTCATCGCACTGGTGTTCTCTTCCTCCAGCTTGCGCATGCCCATCACCACGCGGGCATGCATGCCGCGGTAGCGGTCGATCTCCGCATGGGCCTTGCGCAGTTCTTCACGCAGCGCGCGCACCTCCTGCAGCAGCTTCAGGTTGTGCTGCACGCCGCGCTGGATGCGCGCGGCCTCTTCCAGCGCCTGGTCCGCCGCCGCAATGGTGTCGTGCCATGGATTCGCGTCCGGCGCGCTGGAAGGGTCCCCTGACCCCGATGTCGACGATGATGCCGACGATGGCGGGACAGCCACGCCGCCGATGCCTGTGTGCTGCATACCGCTCCCCTAATCCCCATGCCCGCCGCCGGCATCGTCATGTGTTCTCGATTTCGTGCCGGCCTGGTCAGGCAAAATTACCGCGACTGCCTGGATGCCCCTCTTGCCGCGGGCCAGCGTGCACCCGCTTGTTATGGTTCTGCCCGTCACATTCAACCCGCCCTTGCCGCCTCGCACAACCACCGCGAGGGAGGGAGCGGCTTTGGCGCAACATGCGCGGAGCGCTAAGATGCCGGCTCAGGCCCATGCCGGCCAGCCTCTTCTGCATGCCATGAACGGATATTTGCTGCTCGCCTTCGCCATCGTCGCCGAAGTCATCGCCACCAGCAGCCTGAAGGCCTCGCAAGGCTTTACGCGGCTCCTGCCCAGCGTGCTGGTGGTCACCGGCTACGTCGCCGCCTTCTATCTGCTGATGCTGGTGATGCGCACGGTCCCGGTCGGCATCGCTTATGCGATCTGGAGTGGCGCCGGCATCGTGCTGGTGTCGCTGATCGCCGTGGTGTTGTACCGGCAGGTGCCGGACCTGGCCGCCTGTGTCGGGATCGGGCTGATCATTGCCGGGGTGGCGGTGATCCAGCTGTTTTCGAAGACGAGCGCGCATTGACCAGCATCGAGCGCCGGTTCTCCCCCTCCTTGCCAAAGGAAATGCGCCTTCCGATACGGCCATCGCGCGTGTGCACGACCAGGTCGACACACTTTTCCTCCGCTTTCGCCGTGCCGGCCGCGATGGCCGCCTCCCGGCTGGGAAAGAATAGACGGCCCTCGCCGCCGCACGCGCTCTCCACGACCCACTGAAGTCCCTCGATCCGTAAAACGTGAACGTGTCCGTCCGACATGGCTGCTCCAAAGCTGACGGGAGTGAGTATCTGTAGTCGGCCCGAGCGCGGGTATCGGCTTTTGTCCGACAAGGCAACACTTGACAGGGACGGGTCATGGCTGCGGCGTCTATCGCCGGACGCTACGGGGCCCGCAGCGGAACGCGGCGCGCGACGGTTGCGCTGAATGCTTTGAAGCGCGGGGAAAGCGAGGGCTGGCAGGCAATGCCGGGCATCTATGGTCCCGCCGACAGGAATCGAACCTGTATCTAGCGCTTAGGAGGCGCTCGTTCTATCCATTGAACTACGGCGAGGGACAGGACTGCCAGGACGGCAAGCCGCTGGCGCGGTGATCCTGGAGACGGGCGGGAGTATATCAAAATCCGCACGCCCGCGGCCCGTCGCCGGCGCGGTGGTGGGTGTCGCCCGACACCGGCATGCCAGGTGTCGGCGTGCATCCAACGCGGCGGCGCCAGCCGCAATTGGCAACTGGTCCCCGACCGGCCCGGAATCGGCGCCACACCACCGCTTCCGGCCTGCGCCGGTCCCGTTGCCCCCGGTGGCACGCTGCTTGCTCGATCAGCCGTACCGCCCCCGGCGCATCGACGCCTTTCACCGGAGACCACATATGGCCACCCTCTCGATCAATGACCTTGCCAGCTGCCGCGAACTTGCCCCCGCCGCCATGGCGCGCGTACGCGGCGCGGGGGGACAGTGGGTGTTCGGCTGGATCCGGCCGTTCGTGCCGTCGTCGCCGGCGCCGCTCGGCACCGTGATCAACTTTTACGAGATCAACTACAGCTTCTATGCTGATCAGATAAACAACCAGTTCCAGAACATCGATATCCGCAACAACGCGCCAAACGCCAACATCAATGTCCGGGGCGACCAGGGTGCCAGGAACGACGGCCGGCTAGTCTGATCCGGCCTTGCCCGGACCCCCGCGGGCGCTGGCGTGGATCGTTGCGGATCGCAGCGGAGACCAGCTTGGGTTTCGACTCGCATTTCCAGTGGACCTCGGCGGCGTGCACGGACGTCGGGCGCGTGCGCGAGCGCAATGAGGACGCCTGCCTCGACCTGCCCGGACAGGAATTGTGGGCCGTGGCCGACGGCATGGGCGGCCATGCCGTGGGAGATTTCGCCAGCCAGGCGGTGGTGCGGGCGCTGGCGGCGCTGCCGCCGCAGGCGCGCCTGGAGGACCGGATCGACGCCACGCGCGCGGCCTTGCAGGGCGTGAACCTGGCGCTGGTCGACGAAGCCGCGCGCCTCGGCGTGCGCTGCATCGGCAGCACGGTGGTGGTCCTGCTGGCCGGCGACAGCCGCTGTGCCTGCCTGTGGGCCGGGGACAGCCGCCTGTACCGGCTGCGCGGCGGCCAGCTGGCGCGCCTCACGCGCGACCATAACCAGGTCGAGCGCCTGCTTGCGCGCGGCCTGATCACGCCGGAGCAGGCGCGCCACCATCCCGCGCAGAACACCATCACGCGCGCCGTCGGCGCGGCCCCGACGCTGGCGCCGGAACAGTTGCTGACCGACGTGGCCGACGGCGACGTCTACCTGTTGTGCAGCGACGGGCTGAGCAACGAGGTCGACGATGACGCGATCGCCGCGGTGCTGGCCCAGCAGGACGTGGCGCAGGCCGCGCTGACACTGGTGCAGAAGGCGCTCGATGCGGGCGGCCGCGACAACATCTCGGTAGTGGTGCTGCGCGCGGCCGACCCGTGTGGCCCGGATCGCACCCTGGTCAACCCCGAGCTCGACGCCTGACGCCCGCCGCGCCCTACCCCTTGCCGGCTTCGGCCTGGCGGCTGGCGCGGAAGTCCTTCGAGTGGATGCCGTGCTTCTTCAGCAGCATCTGCAGGTGCGAGCGGTTCATGTCGAAGCGCCGGGCCAGCTCGGCGACGGTGCCGCCCACCTCCTGCAGTCCGCGCTCCAGGAAGGCGCGCTCGGCCTCGTCGCTGGCAGCGCGCTTGGCTTCGCTGAGCGAGGTTGCCATGGCGATGTCGGCGCCGGCCGCGCCGGCGCCGACCACCGCCAGCGCGGCAGGCTTCGGCCGGATGTCCTGCGGCAGGTGCGGCAGGTCGGCGGTATCCCCGGCCAGGCAGCTCAGCCGGTACAGCAGGTTGCGCAGCTCGCGGATATTGCCGGGGTAGTCGTAGTGCAGCAGGAAGTCACGCAGCCGCGGCGTCAGCCTGACCGGCGCGCGCCTGAGCATGCCGGCGGCCTCGTCGCTGAAGTACGACACCAGCAGCGGGATCTCGTCGCGCCGCTCCCGCAGCGCCGGCAGGCTGACGTGGATCACGCTCAGCCGATAGAACAGGTCTTCGCGGAAGGTGCCGGCCTGGCTCATCCGGCGCAGGTCCTTGTTGGTCGCCGCGACGATGCGCGCATCGACCGAGATGATCTCGTCGGAGCCGACCCGCTGGATCTCGTGCGCCTCCAGCACGCGCAGCAGCTTGACCTGCCCGGTCAGCGGCAGTTCGCCGATCTCGTCGAGGAAGATGGTGCCGGTATGCGCGCTCTCGAACTTGCCGCGCCGGTCGTTGCTGGCGCCGGTGAAGGCGCCCTTCTTGTGCCCGAACAGCTCGGATTCGAGCAGGCTGTCTGGAATGGCCCCACAGTTGACCGAGATGAACGGCTTGTCGGTGCGCGCGCCGTTGGCGTGGATCACCTTGGCCATCAGTTCCTTGCCGGTGCCGCTTTCGCCGTCGATCAGCACCGGCAGGTCGGTGGGCGCGGCCTTCTCGGCGATTTCCAGCGCTTCGAGCAGCCGGGGGTTGTCGCCGAAGGTGCCTTCGAAGATAAAGCTGCGCTCCATCAGCGCCTGACGCCGCTCGCGCGGCAGCCGTTCGACCTCCGGCGGCGGCGGCGCGGCCGCGGCCGCGCTTGCGGCCGCGGCGGCGGCGTCGGCGGACGATGCCGCCTGCACGAAGCGCTCCTTGTGCGACAGGCCCATCACCTCGTCGCGCAGCGTGGTGGCCTGCTTGAGCAGTTTCTCGATTTCGGGCCGGTCCAGCTTCGACGCCCAGCGCAGCGTCGAGCGCAGGATCTCGATCTTTTCGATCAGCCCGGCGAACGACACCGGCGAAGTCACCGAGACGGGGGTGGCGCCCTGGTTGTATAGCTTCATGCTGCGCTCAGTTGCTTCTGCACCAGTTGGAAATACATGCCCTTGCGCTCCAGCAGCTCTTCGTGCCGGCCCTGCTCGACGATCGCGCCTTCATACAGCACCAGGATCTTGTCGGCCTGCATGATGGTGCTGAGCCGGTGCGCGATGATGACCGCGGTGCGCCCGCGCAGGATTTCCTGCATATTGGCCAGGATGTTGCTCTCGGACTGCGTGTCCAGCGCCGAGGTGGCTTCGTCGAACACCAGCAGGCGCGGGTCGTGGTACAGCGCGCGCGCAATGCACAGCCGCTGGATCTGCCCGCCCGAGAGGCCGATGCCCCGTTCGCCGACGACCTGCTCGTAGCCCAGCGGCAGCTTGCTGATAAAGGCATGGGCGTCGGCCATGCGCGCCACCTCCTCGATGCGGCGCCGGTCCGGGCTGTCGTCGCCGCAGGCGATGTTCTCGGCGATGGTGCCGGAGAACAGCAGGTTGGACTGCA
This window harbors:
- a CDS encoding DMT family transporter; amino-acid sequence: MNGYLLLAFAIVAEVIATSSLKASQGFTRLLPSVLVVTGYVAAFYLLMLVMRTVPVGIAYAIWSGAGIVLVSLIAVVLYRQVPDLAACVGIGLIIAGVAVIQLFSKTSAH
- a CDS encoding DUF2188 domain-containing protein, which produces MSDGHVHVLRIEGLQWVVESACGGEGRLFFPSREAAIAAGTAKAEEKCVDLVVHTRDGRIGRRISFGKEGENRRSMLVNARSSSKTAGSPPPRQ
- a CDS encoding benzoate/H(+) symporter BenE family transporter, with amino-acid sequence MTTASLKFSDLSVSALVAGLVATLTGYTSSLVLMIQAGHAAHLSDAQISSWIWALSIGMGITTIGLSLALRVPIVVAWSTPGAALLIASLPGVPYAEAIGAFLLAALLMTAAGMTGWFDKLMRALPASIASALLAGILFRISVDVFVQAQHQTVLLLAMFAAFLLGRRLWPAYAVPGVLLAGVVVAGVLGQLDFAGVRLELAVPVWTTPAFSMPAFISLAIPLFIVALASQNIPGLAVLQADGYHVPASRLITITGLASAALAPFGSHGINLAAITAAICTGPQADPDRHRRYTAAVVCGVGYLVAGTLAASIAALFAAFPQALVVGVTAFALMGSIANGLTVAMQAPAEREAALLTFMITASGMTLAGIGSAFWGVVGGMLAYHALRRRGA
- a CDS encoding sigma-54 interaction domain-containing protein, encoding MKLYNQGATPVSVTSPVSFAGLIEKIEILRSTLRWASKLDRPEIEKLLKQATTLRDEVMGLSHKERFVQAASSADAAAAAASAAAAAPPPPEVERLPRERRQALMERSFIFEGTFGDNPRLLEALEIAEKAAPTDLPVLIDGESGTGKELMAKVIHANGARTDKPFISVNCGAIPDSLLESELFGHKKGAFTGASNDRRGKFESAHTGTIFLDEIGELPLTGQVKLLRVLEAHEIQRVGSDEIISVDARIVAATNKDLRRMSQAGTFREDLFYRLSVIHVSLPALRERRDEIPLLVSYFSDEAAGMLRRAPVRLTPRLRDFLLHYDYPGNIRELRNLLYRLSCLAGDTADLPHLPQDIRPKPAALAVVGAGAAGADIAMATSLSEAKRAASDEAERAFLERGLQEVGGTVAELARRFDMNRSHLQMLLKKHGIHSKDFRASRQAEAGKG
- a CDS encoding PP2C family protein-serine/threonine phosphatase, giving the protein MGFDSHFQWTSAACTDVGRVRERNEDACLDLPGQELWAVADGMGGHAVGDFASQAVVRALAALPPQARLEDRIDATRAALQGVNLALVDEAARLGVRCIGSTVVVLLAGDSRCACLWAGDSRLYRLRGGQLARLTRDHNQVERLLARGLITPEQARHHPAQNTITRAVGAAPTLAPEQLLTDVADGDVYLLCSDGLSNEVDDDAIAAVLAQQDVAQAALTLVQKALDAGGRDNISVVVLRAADPCGPDRTLVNPELDA